A DNA window from Litorivicinus lipolyticus contains the following coding sequences:
- the pheT gene encoding phenylalanine--tRNA ligase subunit beta — protein MLVSEKWLRSWVNPAATTDQIVSLLTFAGLEVDGVSAPCKPFTDVVVARIDAIEPHPDADKLRVCSVNDGTDLHQVVCGAANARVGLVAPLARVGAKLDDSFKIKKAKLRGVESLGMLCGADELGLSEVRDGLMELPADAAIGAPLRDYLGLDDALIDIDLTPNRGDCFGLRGIAREVGVLTSTAVNEPSIKPIAAAIDAQVPVVLDDPAGCPRYLSRVIQGVDLSVASPDWLIERLRRAGVRSIDPAVDVTNYVMMELGQPMHAFDRSQIDTGIVVRRARDGEQLTLLDGKVVELGAEVLIIADHTKPLALAGIMGGEHSGVAATTTDLLLEVAWFNPLTIAGRARRFGLHTDASQRYERGVDSQLQAQAMERATQLLLDIVGGQAGAVVEAVSQAHVPAPRVVELRADRLAAQLDLHIPADTVTDILTRLGMNPVVAEGTWRCTAPSWRHDIAIEQDLVEEVARVYGYDNLPSKMPAATNGMPRLAEAIRDKNRIRSQLVDLGLNEVITYSFVHPNQHNHFHDDNAVMDLANPITADMVRMRQSMLPGLTQTAAYNLNRQHKGVSIFEIGQCFAGAVDALEQKDRLGVLMSGDVNQWDWQSPSRSVDFYDVKGVVEGLVADGLSFEPAQRQGMHPGRTANVLINGEVVGFIGALHPQLASTLDLPDATYVADLSLAAVAHANVASFKPLSKFPSSGRDFALLVGGQSWAAIREVIAASAGPLLDSVVLFDVYEGKGLPEGMKSLAVHLSWRDADATLEEAVLNAAADNVLAALSEQLGVTLR, from the coding sequence ATGCTTGTCAGTGAAAAATGGCTTCGTAGCTGGGTTAACCCGGCGGCCACGACCGATCAAATTGTATCCCTGCTAACCTTTGCCGGTTTGGAAGTGGATGGCGTGTCAGCGCCCTGCAAACCCTTTACCGACGTTGTGGTGGCGCGTATCGACGCGATCGAACCGCACCCGGACGCGGATAAATTGCGCGTCTGCAGCGTCAACGACGGCACCGATCTTCATCAGGTGGTGTGCGGCGCGGCCAACGCGCGCGTCGGGCTGGTTGCGCCCTTGGCGCGCGTCGGTGCCAAACTGGACGACAGCTTCAAAATTAAGAAAGCCAAGTTACGCGGTGTCGAGAGCTTGGGCATGTTGTGCGGCGCGGACGAGCTGGGCTTGTCCGAGGTGCGTGACGGCTTAATGGAGTTGCCGGCGGATGCGGCGATTGGCGCGCCGCTGCGTGACTATTTGGGCCTGGACGACGCCTTAATCGATATTGACCTGACCCCGAACCGCGGCGACTGCTTTGGCTTACGCGGAATCGCGCGCGAAGTGGGCGTGCTGACGTCGACCGCGGTTAACGAGCCCTCGATTAAACCGATCGCGGCCGCCATTGACGCTCAGGTGCCGGTGGTGTTGGACGACCCTGCTGGGTGTCCGCGCTACCTCAGCCGTGTCATCCAAGGCGTGGATTTGTCGGTCGCAAGCCCGGACTGGTTGATCGAGCGCTTGCGCCGCGCCGGTGTGCGTTCCATCGACCCGGCGGTTGATGTGACCAACTACGTGATGATGGAACTGGGCCAGCCGATGCACGCCTTTGACCGCTCACAGATCGACACTGGCATTGTTGTGCGCCGTGCGCGCGACGGCGAGCAATTGACCTTGCTGGACGGCAAGGTGGTGGAGCTGGGTGCCGAGGTATTGATTATCGCAGACCATACCAAACCCTTGGCCTTAGCCGGCATTATGGGCGGTGAACACTCCGGCGTTGCCGCCACGACCACGGATTTGCTGTTAGAGGTGGCCTGGTTCAACCCGCTGACGATTGCCGGCCGCGCCCGCCGTTTCGGTTTGCACACCGATGCCTCGCAACGTTACGAGCGTGGCGTTGACAGCCAGCTGCAAGCCCAAGCGATGGAGCGGGCGACCCAGTTGCTGCTGGACATTGTCGGCGGTCAGGCCGGCGCTGTGGTCGAGGCGGTGTCGCAGGCACATGTCCCGGCGCCGCGCGTCGTTGAATTGCGTGCCGACCGATTGGCGGCCCAGTTGGACCTGCATATCCCCGCCGACACGGTGACGGACATTTTGACCCGATTGGGCATGAATCCGGTCGTGGCTGAGGGTACGTGGCGCTGCACCGCGCCCAGCTGGCGCCATGATATTGCGATTGAACAGGACTTGGTCGAGGAAGTGGCGCGGGTTTATGGGTATGACAACCTGCCCTCGAAAATGCCGGCGGCGACCAACGGTATGCCGCGCCTGGCCGAAGCGATTCGGGATAAAAACCGCATTCGTTCGCAGTTAGTGGACTTGGGGCTGAACGAGGTTATTACCTACAGCTTCGTACATCCCAATCAGCACAATCATTTCCATGACGATAACGCGGTCATGGATTTGGCCAACCCGATCACTGCCGATATGGTGCGCATGCGCCAGTCGATGTTGCCCGGGCTGACGCAGACTGCGGCCTATAACCTGAATCGCCAGCACAAAGGCGTCAGCATTTTCGAGATCGGGCAGTGCTTTGCCGGCGCCGTTGATGCGCTGGAACAAAAGGATCGCTTGGGTGTGTTGATGTCCGGTGATGTCAATCAGTGGGACTGGCAGTCACCGTCACGATCGGTTGATTTCTATGACGTTAAAGGTGTGGTCGAGGGCTTGGTCGCCGATGGCTTGAGCTTTGAGCCGGCGCAGCGCCAGGGCATGCACCCCGGACGCACGGCGAATGTCTTGATCAACGGCGAGGTGGTGGGCTTTATTGGCGCACTGCACCCGCAGTTGGCGAGCACGTTGGACCTGCCGGACGCGACCTACGTGGCGGATCTATCGTTGGCGGCGGTGGCCCACGCCAATGTAGCCTCGTTTAAACCGCTGTCGAAGTTCCCATCGTCCGGCCGCGACTTCGCGCTGTTAGTCGGAGGGCAATCGTGGGCGGCCATTCGTGAAGTTATCGCGGCGTCTGCGGGTCCGTTATTGGATTCGGTGGTGCTGTTTGACGTCTATGAAGGCAAGGGTTTGCCGGAGGGCATGAAGAGCTTGGCGGTGCACCTGTCATGGCGCGACGCGGACGCCACCTTGGAGGAAGCGGTGCTGAATGCCGCGGCCGACAATGTGCTGGCGGCGCTGTCTGAACAGCTGGGTGTAACGCTGCGCTAA
- a CDS encoding integration host factor subunit alpha — MSALSKADLAEFLSDAIGLSKRESKDLVEAFFDEISAALVSNADVRLSGFGNFTTRDKAPRPGRNPKTGEEIPITARRVVSFRAGQKLRHRVEAVIDGRDVATDWMTDDDHDDD, encoded by the coding sequence GTGTCAGCACTCAGTAAAGCCGATTTGGCGGAATTTTTAAGCGACGCCATTGGGCTCAGCAAACGTGAGTCCAAAGATCTGGTGGAAGCATTTTTCGACGAAATCAGTGCGGCATTAGTCAGCAACGCCGATGTGCGCCTGTCCGGTTTTGGAAATTTCACTACCCGCGACAAAGCACCGCGCCCCGGACGTAATCCGAAAACTGGCGAAGAGATCCCGATTACCGCGCGTCGCGTGGTCAGCTTTCGCGCGGGCCAAAAATTACGCCACCGCGTCGAGGCCGTGATTGACGGTCGCGATGTCGCCACCGATTGGATGACCGACGACGATCACGACGATGACTGA
- a CDS encoding MerR family transcriptional regulator, translating into MTDPTPNDDQMDLIDTGELPVPVDAVVPTADGEALGEGEVLPPVPGKHWFAIGEVASLCKVRSHVLRYWEQEFPDLKPAKRRGNRRYYSNADVLLARRIRTLLYDRGYTIAGARLQLAKKGEQSEGKSWIQQELQSLRQEIRAIARLLED; encoded by the coding sequence ATGACTGACCCGACCCCGAACGACGATCAAATGGACCTAATCGACACCGGCGAGTTGCCGGTGCCGGTCGATGCCGTGGTGCCCACGGCCGACGGTGAAGCGTTGGGCGAGGGCGAGGTGTTGCCACCGGTGCCCGGCAAACATTGGTTTGCGATTGGCGAGGTGGCGTCGCTGTGTAAGGTGCGCTCGCACGTGCTGCGTTATTGGGAACAGGAATTTCCTGACCTGAAGCCGGCCAAGCGTCGTGGCAACCGCCGTTACTACTCCAATGCCGACGTGCTGTTGGCCCGGCGTATACGGACGCTGTTGTACGATCGTGGGTACACGATTGCCGGTGCGCGCTTGCAATTGGCTAAAAAGGGCGAGCAATCGGAAGGTAAATCCTGGATTCAGCAGGAGCTGCAAAGCCTGCGCCAGGAAATTCGAGCAATTGCACGATTACTCGAAGATTAA
- a CDS encoding LysE family translocator, with translation MNFNEWLALASVCLLGAVSPGPSLFVILRAAIHGGRWLGVVTGIAHALAVAIYAVGAIVVLSGVLAVGEGALMAVQAVGIIWLLKLSWGLWHSRAGHMDISTSASIRDGFLIAFLNPKMLAFFLAVFSPFVTSDGGFQRNLVLVATPAIIDGVWYSMAAVVLSTEAMRQALLARAVWLNRAMAVVLASIAVMISYRLLANL, from the coding sequence ATGAACTTTAACGAATGGCTGGCCCTCGCCAGCGTCTGCCTGCTCGGCGCCGTATCCCCTGGCCCCTCACTGTTTGTCATCTTGCGTGCGGCCATCCATGGCGGACGTTGGCTGGGTGTGGTCACGGGCATTGCCCATGCGTTGGCGGTCGCCATCTACGCGGTAGGTGCGATTGTCGTGCTCAGTGGCGTCTTGGCGGTCGGTGAGGGCGCCCTGATGGCGGTCCAGGCAGTTGGCATTATCTGGTTGTTGAAGCTGTCGTGGGGTCTGTGGCATTCGCGCGCGGGCCATATGGACATCAGCACCTCCGCCAGCATCCGAGACGGCTTCTTGATTGCCTTTCTAAACCCAAAAATGTTGGCGTTTTTCCTCGCCGTATTCAGTCCGTTCGTGACCAGTGACGGTGGTTTCCAGCGCAACCTGGTGTTGGTCGCGACCCCGGCGATTATCGATGGTGTGTGGTACAGCATGGCCGCCGTGGTGCTGTCCACGGAGGCCATGCGCCAGGCCTTGTTGGCCCGGGCTGTGTGGTTGAATCGTGCGATGGCGGTGGTGTTAGCGTCGATTGCGGTAATGATCAGCTATCGCTTGCTGGCGAACCTCTGA
- a CDS encoding MFS transporter, whose protein sequence is MLSTNRIAIILGAMFLSLGAFDGMLGVLWPTLRGEMGRDIGDLGYLLAAYLIASMAGSLLSSWALKHWGIRHGLKGSTVIAVVGAICVALAPTWHWLLAAGVVRGLGNGAIHAYLNTYAARALSNRKTMVIHGMWGGGAAAAAFTMTLLVSSGIAWQWNLLWCVVPALFAFAGYYTLPRVVDTDRGQTLGALKRGDWIAVIAGGTYVAVEASVGNWAYTLMTQGWSMSIEVAGMATSVFWILITVGRISLAGLPLSAAWWLKLMPWMLAGSAGLLFVGQHQLWFGIAALWAVGLSASVIFPSLIYQAITNAQPATKPKIAGAILTCAAAGGASGPAAIGWLASAGALLWIPLPIAALGVVSALCARQVALRGSPASDS, encoded by the coding sequence ATGCTATCGACTAACCGTATTGCCATTATCTTGGGCGCCATGTTCCTGTCCTTGGGCGCCTTCGACGGCATGCTGGGCGTGCTGTGGCCGACACTGCGCGGTGAAATGGGTCGCGACATTGGCGACCTGGGGTATTTGCTGGCCGCGTACCTGATCGCCTCCATGGCCGGCAGCTTACTGTCGTCCTGGGCACTGAAGCACTGGGGCATACGTCACGGCCTTAAGGGGTCAACCGTGATTGCTGTGGTAGGGGCCATTTGCGTCGCTTTGGCGCCGACCTGGCACTGGTTACTGGCGGCCGGCGTCGTTCGCGGGCTGGGCAATGGCGCAATCCATGCGTACCTGAACACCTACGCCGCGCGTGCTCTTAGCAACCGCAAAACCATGGTCATCCATGGCATGTGGGGCGGTGGCGCGGCGGCCGCGGCGTTCACCATGACGCTGCTGGTCAGCTCGGGTATTGCGTGGCAATGGAACTTGCTGTGGTGTGTGGTGCCGGCCTTGTTTGCCTTTGCCGGGTACTACACCTTGCCACGCGTGGTCGACACCGATCGCGGGCAAACCTTGGGTGCACTCAAACGCGGCGATTGGATTGCCGTCATCGCCGGCGGCACTTATGTCGCCGTTGAGGCGTCCGTCGGCAACTGGGCCTACACGCTGATGACCCAGGGCTGGTCGATGTCAATCGAAGTCGCCGGCATGGCCACCTCGGTATTTTGGATTTTGATCACGGTCGGGCGTATTAGCCTGGCCGGCCTGCCTTTAAGCGCCGCCTGGTGGTTAAAACTGATGCCATGGATGCTGGCGGGGTCCGCGGGCCTGCTGTTCGTCGGCCAACACCAGCTATGGTTCGGAATTGCCGCGCTGTGGGCCGTCGGGTTAAGCGCCAGCGTGATTTTCCCCAGTTTGATTTATCAGGCGATTACCAATGCGCAACCGGCCACCAAGCCGAAAATTGCCGGCGCAATATTGACCTGTGCGGCAGCCGGCGGCGCGTCGGGACCCGCGGCAATCGGTTGGTTAGCCAGTGCCGGCGCCCTACTGTGGATTCCGTTGCCGATTGCAGCGCTGGGCGTTGTGTCGGCGCTGTGCGCCCGTCAGGTCGCGCTCAGAGGTTCGCCAGCAAGCGATAGCTGA
- a CDS encoding DUF2798 domain-containing protein, with product MKFPKSSARYLNAILLSGVMSFVVSGFATAKAVGGLPPGIVMQWLGAWAIAWPIAAVVAILVGPRVQRLVARLTQ from the coding sequence ATGAAATTTCCCAAATCCAGTGCCCGCTACCTCAATGCGATTTTATTGTCCGGTGTGATGTCGTTTGTTGTGTCCGGGTTTGCGACCGCCAAAGCGGTGGGCGGACTGCCGCCGGGCATCGTCATGCAATGGCTCGGCGCCTGGGCGATTGCTTGGCCGATCGCGGCGGTGGTGGCGATCTTGGTCGGCCCGCGGGTTCAACGATTGGTCGCCCGATTGACCCAGTAG
- a CDS encoding ABC transporter substrate-binding protein has translation MLKRQIAAAVALSALAAAPLAMAETLRWARSGDSLTMDPHAQNEGTTHTLAHQIYEPLLQRDMAGQIIPALATSWATLPGNPNVWRLELREGVKFHGGEDFTSEDAVFSINRAMMETSDMKGLLTSIKSVSAPSKFAVDIETNGANPLLINNLTNLFMMDKGWTEANGSVTPQDFANGETTFASSNTNGTGAFELVSRTPDERTVLTANPNYWGKGQFPLEVTEVIFTPIQSAATRVAALLSGEVDFVQDAPVQDLKRVDSADGLRVATAAQNRVIFFGMNQGKADLETDNVDGANPFADRRVREAMNMAINRSAIQQVVMRGQSDPTGVIMPPFVNGWTAELGQVPANDMNKAKGLMAEAGYGDGFSITLNCPNDRYINDEAICQAAVGMLGQIGVKVNLDAKPKAQHFPLIQNKTTEFYMLGWGVPTFDSHYIFNFLAHTSEGDRGPWNNTGYSNASVDSMIVSLESETDLAARDATIGKIWKQLQEDILYLPVHNQVLNWSMRDDIKFDVQPEDQPHFKFLSFN, from the coding sequence ATGCTAAAACGTCAAATTGCGGCGGCCGTTGCGCTGTCGGCACTTGCGGCCGCGCCGCTGGCTATGGCCGAAACATTGCGCTGGGCGCGCTCCGGTGATTCGTTGACCATGGACCCCCATGCGCAAAACGAAGGCACCACCCATACGCTGGCCCACCAAATTTACGAACCCTTATTGCAACGCGACATGGCCGGCCAAATCATTCCGGCGCTGGCCACCAGCTGGGCCACATTGCCGGGTAATCCCAACGTGTGGCGCTTGGAATTGCGTGAAGGCGTCAAGTTCCACGGCGGCGAAGACTTCACCTCTGAAGACGCGGTCTTCAGCATTAACCGCGCGATGATGGAAACATCGGACATGAAAGGGTTGTTGACGTCGATTAAATCCGTCAGCGCACCCAGCAAATTCGCGGTCGATATTGAAACCAATGGCGCCAACCCGCTGTTGATCAATAACCTGACCAACTTGTTCATGATGGACAAGGGCTGGACCGAAGCGAACGGATCGGTGACTCCTCAAGATTTCGCCAACGGCGAAACAACCTTTGCATCCAGCAACACCAACGGCACGGGTGCTTTTGAGCTGGTATCACGCACGCCCGATGAGCGCACGGTATTGACCGCTAACCCGAACTATTGGGGTAAGGGCCAATTCCCACTGGAAGTTACTGAAGTGATCTTTACCCCGATTCAATCGGCGGCCACGCGCGTGGCGGCGCTGTTGTCGGGCGAAGTCGACTTCGTTCAGGATGCTCCGGTACAGGACCTTAAGCGGGTCGATTCGGCGGACGGGTTGAGGGTGGCGACGGCGGCTCAAAACCGGGTTATTTTCTTTGGCATGAATCAAGGCAAGGCGGATCTGGAAACGGATAACGTCGACGGCGCCAACCCCTTTGCGGACCGCCGTGTCCGAGAAGCGATGAACATGGCCATTAACCGTTCAGCGATTCAGCAAGTGGTCATGCGCGGCCAGTCAGACCCGACCGGTGTCATCATGCCTCCATTTGTTAATGGCTGGACGGCCGAACTGGGTCAAGTCCCGGCCAACGACATGAACAAGGCCAAGGGATTGATGGCCGAGGCGGGTTACGGCGACGGCTTCAGCATCACATTGAACTGCCCGAACGACCGCTACATCAATGATGAAGCAATCTGCCAGGCGGCGGTTGGTATGCTCGGTCAAATCGGCGTCAAAGTGAATTTGGACGCGAAGCCGAAAGCACAGCACTTCCCGCTGATCCAAAACAAAACCACCGAGTTTTACATGTTGGGGTGGGGCGTTCCGACCTTTGATTCGCACTACATCTTTAACTTCCTGGCGCATACGAGCGAGGGTGATCGTGGACCGTGGAACAACACCGGGTACTCGAACGCGTCGGTGGACAGCATGATCGTCAGCCTGGAATCGGAAACCGACCTGGCAGCACGCGACGCCACCATTGGCAAAATCTGGAAGCAACTTCAGGAAGACATCCTTTACCTGCCGGTGCACAACCAGGTGCTGAACTGGAGCATGCGCGACGACATCAAGTTTGACGTGCAGCCCGAAGACCAGCCGCACTTCAAATTTCTGTCATTTAACTAA
- a CDS encoding ABC transporter permease: protein MIWIIFNRLTQAVFVLLLVALVAFSMFRFVGDPVSNMLGQEATLADRESLRDRLGLNDALPVQYFRFVADAVQGDFGVSYRTGEPVADLIAHRLPATLELALVSAILALTLGIVLGVYTAIRRRGVVAQLIMATSLIGVSLPTFLIGVLLIWVFAVELGWLPSFGRAGVIQVGDWSTGLLTLEGWRSLLLPAITLGLYQMTLIMRLVRAEMLEVLRQDFIKFARARGLSQRRIYFGHALKNTLVPVITVAGLQLGSIVAFSIITESVFQWPGVGLMFINAVYFVDIPVMSAYLLLVGVVFVVINLVVDLLYFWIDPRLKTGSLAKGSRA, encoded by the coding sequence ATGATTTGGATTATTTTTAACCGCCTCACGCAGGCGGTCTTTGTTTTGCTATTGGTCGCGCTGGTGGCCTTTAGTATGTTCCGGTTTGTCGGTGACCCGGTGTCAAATATGTTGGGCCAGGAAGCGACCTTGGCAGATCGGGAATCATTACGTGACCGGTTGGGGCTGAATGATGCCTTGCCGGTTCAATATTTTAGATTCGTCGCGGATGCCGTTCAGGGTGACTTCGGCGTGTCATACCGCACCGGCGAGCCGGTCGCGGATCTGATTGCCCATCGGTTGCCTGCGACCTTGGAGCTGGCACTGGTGTCGGCGATCCTGGCGCTGACGCTAGGGATTGTGCTGGGTGTGTACACCGCCATCCGGCGCCGCGGCGTGGTTGCGCAACTGATTATGGCGACCTCGTTGATTGGCGTGTCGTTGCCGACTTTCTTGATCGGTGTGTTGCTGATTTGGGTGTTTGCCGTTGAGCTTGGCTGGTTGCCCTCGTTCGGGCGGGCTGGCGTGATCCAAGTCGGCGACTGGAGCACCGGATTGTTAACGCTGGAGGGTTGGCGGTCGTTACTGCTGCCGGCGATTACCTTGGGGCTTTATCAAATGACACTGATCATGCGTTTGGTGCGCGCTGAAATGCTCGAGGTGCTGCGCCAAGACTTCATCAAATTTGCGCGCGCACGGGGCTTATCCCAGCGCCGTATCTATTTCGGCCATGCCCTTAAAAATACGCTGGTACCGGTGATCACCGTGGCCGGCTTGCAGCTGGGGTCCATCGTGGCGTTTTCGATTATCACCGAGTCGGTGTTCCAGTGGCCCGGCGTTGGGCTGATGTTCATTAATGCCGTGTACTTTGTCGATATCCCCGTGATGTCCGCGTATCTGCTGTTGGTGGGCGTGGTCTTCGTGGTCATCAACTTGGTCGTGGACCTGTTGTATTTCTGGATTGATCCGCGCCTTAAGACCGGTTCATTGGCCAAAGGATCACGCGCATGA
- a CDS encoding ABC transporter permease → MTDFFDSDFWHAFKGSPVAIIAFSVVVLLVGGALLAPWLAPTNPFDMGALNLMNGFTPPLTDNAFTGERFVLGTDDQGRDLLSAILYGLRVSLFVGFSAVGLALVLGVSLGLLAGYVGGWLDAFIMRVADVQVTFPSILIAMLIFGVAQGVLPPEARSELAIGVLILSIGLSEWVQFARTVRGTTLVEKEKEYVQAAKLMGLGRFQIMRKHILPNVLGPVLVIATITLALAIIAEATLSFLGVGAPPTEPSLGTLISIGQDFLFSGEWWILLFPALTLLSLALAVNLLGDWLRDTLNPRLQ, encoded by the coding sequence ATGACGGACTTTTTTGATTCGGATTTTTGGCACGCCTTTAAGGGCTCGCCGGTCGCGATCATTGCCTTTTCGGTGGTGGTATTGCTGGTCGGCGGGGCGCTGTTGGCGCCGTGGCTGGCGCCGACTAACCCCTTTGACATGGGCGCGTTGAACCTGATGAACGGCTTTACACCGCCGTTGACGGACAACGCCTTTACCGGCGAGCGCTTTGTGCTGGGCACCGATGACCAGGGCCGGGATCTGTTGTCGGCAATTTTATATGGGCTGCGGGTATCGCTGTTCGTCGGCTTCAGCGCGGTCGGCCTGGCGCTGGTGCTGGGGGTGTCATTGGGTTTGTTGGCGGGCTACGTCGGCGGTTGGTTGGACGCTTTTATTATGCGCGTCGCCGATGTTCAGGTGACCTTTCCATCGATTTTGATTGCGATGCTGATTTTTGGTGTGGCCCAGGGGGTGTTGCCACCCGAGGCCCGCAGCGAGCTGGCAATCGGGGTGCTGATTTTAAGTATTGGGTTAAGCGAGTGGGTTCAGTTTGCGCGCACGGTGCGTGGAACCACCCTGGTCGAAAAAGAAAAAGAGTACGTACAGGCCGCGAAGTTGATGGGGTTGGGGCGCTTTCAGATTATGCGCAAGCACATCTTGCCGAACGTGTTGGGTCCGGTGCTGGTCATTGCCACGATCACGCTGGCGCTGGCTATCATTGCCGAGGCCACGCTGTCATTTTTGGGCGTTGGCGCGCCACCGACCGAGCCCAGTTTGGGGACCTTGATTAGTATCGGCCAGGACTTCTTGTTCTCCGGCGAATGGTGGATTTTGTTGTTCCCAGCCTTAACGCTGTTGTCGCTAGCATTGGCGGTCAACTTGCTGGGTGACTGGCTACGCGACACATTGAATCCGAGGTTGCAATGA
- a CDS encoding ABC transporter ATP-binding protein, with product MSVLRVEDLSVQFPSRRGTLTALDGVTFDLQAGEILGLVGESGAGKSMTGAALLGLLEPPGRISGGRIFFQDERVDLAPEAFRGHRIGMVFQDPLTSLNPLKTVGDQLIETLRWHRDLTGAQARREAGELLTEVGLDPSRLDAYPHEFSGGMRQRVVIALALAPRPAVLVADEPTTALDVSIQAQILELLKRLCRERGTAVILITHDMGVVAQTTDRVGVLYAGRLVEVGTTAQVINAPKHPYTRGLMASTPTLAGSVDQDLYQIPGSMPRLDQIPVGCAFNPRCEHVSERCLRERPRLDNGRACFWSEGT from the coding sequence ATGAGCGTGCTTCGAGTCGAGGACCTGTCGGTTCAGTTTCCGTCACGCCGCGGCACCTTGACGGCATTGGACGGTGTCACCTTCGATCTACAGGCCGGCGAGATCCTCGGTCTGGTCGGTGAATCCGGCGCCGGAAAATCGATGACCGGGGCGGCACTGCTGGGGTTGTTGGAACCGCCTGGGCGGATCAGCGGAGGCCGTATATTTTTTCAGGATGAACGGGTCGACCTTGCCCCCGAGGCCTTTCGCGGCCATCGAATTGGCATGGTGTTTCAAGACCCCCTGACCAGTTTGAATCCTCTGAAAACGGTCGGTGATCAGCTGATCGAAACCCTGCGCTGGCATCGTGATTTGACCGGCGCCCAAGCCCGTCGCGAGGCCGGCGAGTTATTGACCGAAGTTGGCTTGGACCCGAGCCGCCTGGACGCCTATCCGCACGAATTCTCGGGTGGCATGCGCCAACGGGTGGTGATCGCGCTGGCCCTGGCACCGCGCCCGGCGGTGTTGGTCGCCGATGAGCCGACCACGGCGCTCGATGTGTCGATTCAGGCGCAGATATTGGAACTGTTGAAGCGGTTGTGCCGTGAGCGCGGGACCGCGGTGATCTTGATCACCCATGACATGGGCGTGGTTGCGCAAACGACCGACCGCGTCGGGGTCTTGTACGCCGGGCGACTGGTTGAAGTCGGCACGACTGCGCAGGTCATCAACGCACCCAAGCATCCGTATACGCGCGGACTGATGGCGTCGACGCCGACGCTGGCCGGCAGCGTGGACCAGGACCTCTACCAGATCCCCGGCAGCATGCCGCGGCTGGATCAAATTCCCGTCGGTTGCGCCTTCAATCCGCGCTGCGAACACGTCAGCGAGCGGTGTTTGCGCGAGCGGCCACGCCTGGACAACGGTCGCGCTTGTTTTTGGAGTGAAGGCACATGA
- a CDS encoding ATP-binding cassette domain-containing protein, translated as MSLVQVSNLNKTFDQSQPAWLRAITRAPVRQVKAVQSVSFTIDAGQTFALVGESGSGKSTLARAVVGLEAADSGQVLFDGQAVTPQAPMALRRQIQMVFQSPYASLNPRWRVGDIIAEPLTVFGLATARGAVQTRVAELLVKVGLSASDGARYPHEFSGGQRQRISIARALASEPRFIVCDEPTSALDVSVQAQVLNLLKQLQRDLGLTYLFITHDLAVVRTMAHRIGVMRQGAWVEEQSADALFASPQDPYTQMLLTSAPVIR; from the coding sequence ATGAGCTTGGTTCAGGTCTCGAACCTCAATAAAACCTTCGATCAATCGCAGCCCGCGTGGTTGCGCGCGATCACACGGGCGCCGGTGCGCCAGGTCAAGGCGGTCCAGTCGGTTAGCTTTACGATTGACGCCGGCCAGACCTTTGCGCTGGTCGGCGAAAGCGGGTCGGGTAAATCGACGCTGGCGCGCGCGGTGGTCGGTTTGGAAGCGGCGGACAGCGGACAGGTCCTGTTCGATGGTCAGGCGGTCACGCCACAAGCTCCGATGGCGCTGCGCCGTCAAATCCAAATGGTCTTTCAGTCGCCCTATGCGAGCCTGAATCCGCGCTGGCGAGTCGGGGATATTATCGCTGAACCCTTAACCGTGTTTGGACTGGCGACTGCGCGCGGGGCCGTCCAAACACGGGTCGCCGAATTGTTGGTCAAGGTCGGGTTGTCAGCCAGTGACGGCGCGCGCTATCCGCACGAATTCAGTGGCGGCCAACGCCAGCGCATATCGATCGCGCGTGCGCTGGCGTCCGAGCCGCGCTTTATCGTCTGTGACGAGCCGACCTCGGCGTTGGATGTGTCGGTTCAGGCGCAGGTGTTAAACCTGCTGAAACAGCTGCAGCGAGACCTGGGGTTGACCTACCTCTTTATCACCCATGACCTAGCCGTGGTCCGCACCATGGCCCACCGCATCGGCGTCATGCGTCAGGGTGCGTGGGTCGAAGAGCAGTCCGCGGATGCCTTGTTTGCATCGCCCCAAGACCCCTACACCCAGATGCTGCTGACCTCGGCTCCGGTGATTCGCTAG